The Helianthus annuus cultivar XRQ/B chromosome 16, HanXRQr2.0-SUNRISE, whole genome shotgun sequence genome includes a window with the following:
- the LOC110917554 gene encoding glyoxylate/succinic semialdehyde reductase 1-like, producing the protein MAVKKKGGSFLEAPVSGSKKPAEAEDGQLVILSAGDKGLYDAILSAFDVLGKKYFFLGEVGNGANMKLIIFIDYVYEFDMCKSVLNNL; encoded by the exons ATG GCAGTAAAAAAGAAGGGAGGGTCTTTTCTTGAAGCTCCGGTCTCAGGTAGCAAAAAACCAGCTGAAGCTGAAGACGGACAATTAGTAATCCTTTCTGCTGGGGACAAA GGGCTGTATGATGCAATTCTTTCTGCGTTTGACGTTTTGGGGAAGAAGTATTTTTTCTTGGGAGAGGTTGGAAATGGAGCGAATATGAAACTTATAATTTTTATTGATTATGTTTATGAGTTTGATATGTGTAAAAGTGTATTAAACAACTTATAA